Proteins from a genomic interval of Pseudomonas paeninsulae:
- a CDS encoding peptidoglycan DD-metalloendopeptidase family protein translates to MRFLALLVTLCLALPVQAEGFITRLLNQPVPGGVAVIDLGPAASAPRTTYQGKPVLVIHEDGQRWVAIVGLPLTTKPGSQQIKVNDTQRLSFQVGGKHYAEQRITIKNQQQVNPNAANLKRINRELAEQTRAYQQFSARQPSNLLFDKPVSGPLSSPFGLRRFFNGEERNPHSGLDFAAKRGTPVQAPAAGQVILIGDYFFNGKTVFVDHGQGLISMFCHLSEIGVKVGDELPRGGVLGKVGATGRATGPHLHWNVSLNDARIDPAIFIGAFKP, encoded by the coding sequence ATGCGTTTTCTTGCCTTGCTAGTCACCCTTTGCCTCGCCCTGCCCGTGCAGGCCGAAGGTTTTATCACCCGCCTGCTCAACCAGCCGGTACCCGGCGGCGTCGCCGTGATCGACCTGGGGCCGGCTGCCAGCGCACCCCGCACCACTTACCAAGGCAAACCGGTGCTGGTGATCCACGAAGACGGGCAGCGCTGGGTCGCCATCGTCGGCCTGCCCCTGACGACTAAACCCGGCAGTCAGCAGATCAAGGTGAACGACACTCAGCGCCTGAGCTTCCAGGTCGGCGGCAAGCACTACGCCGAGCAACGCATCACCATCAAGAACCAGCAGCAGGTCAACCCGAACGCCGCCAACCTCAAGCGCATCAACCGCGAACTCGCCGAGCAGACCCGCGCCTACCAGCAATTCAGTGCCCGCCAGCCGAGCAACCTGCTGTTCGACAAGCCTGTCAGCGGGCCACTGTCCAGCCCCTTCGGCCTGCGCCGCTTCTTCAATGGCGAAGAACGCAACCCACATTCCGGCCTGGACTTCGCCGCCAAGCGCGGCACCCCGGTCCAGGCGCCGGCGGCAGGACAGGTAATCCTGATCGGCGACTACTTCTTCAACGGCAAGACCGTGTTCGTCGACCACGGCCAGGGCCTGATCAGCATGTTCTGCCACCTCTCGGAAATCGGCGTCAAGGTCGGCGACGAACTGCCGCGCGGCGGCGTGCTCGGCAAGGTCGGCGCCACCGGTCGCGCCACCGGGCCGCATTTGCACTGGAACGTCAGCCTGAATGATGCGCGGATCGACCCGGCCATTTTTATCGGGGCATTCAAACCCTGA